TGCTTGCTCGTTTATTTAGTTGTTTGTTTTTCTCTTCAATTACTTCGTGTTATGCATTtcgaaattaaaaaaatatatatatttctagTTGATCATAGTGTAAAACCTGGGTTGGGGAAGGCATTCACAGTAACTCTAGTCGGATTAGTTAGATTTTCGGTCTAAATACAGGTGGAAAAGACcataaagttaaaaataaaattttcagcTAACGTTTTCCCATGTTTATATTGCGAAGGGTTTGAACATATTTATGGTTACTATGGCTGCCTGGTCTTAGCTGTTTAGGTATTCAAGATCTCAATTAGTTTGAGTATATGACTATATATGCTTGTTTCTTGTGCTGTCCATacaagtttttatattttttattaatttgttttgGTCAACATGTGTATTTTGTTCACCTTGTATGCTTTAAGTTAATTGGTAAATCAATGTCTCTTGGTATGGGTGAAATGGTGGTTGCTTACTATGTTATCAACACTCGTTTATTTCTTTTGCCCATATTTCAATGAAGTTAGTTTGTTACTGTTGACTTGAATGTCTGACAATATTGATCCAAATTCCCCTTCTTTGCTATAGATTCTGATGCTTTCTTTGCTCTGAAATCTAAAGAGCTCTCTAAGTTGTAGTCATTGTTAGAGTGTGGAACTTATTTGTAAGTTGTAGTCATTATTAGAGTGTGGAACTTATTTGCAAGTGTATCGCTAATTCAGtttctgttttcattttcactggtttatttttcaaaattgtgaaaagaaaaagaaataaaaacagtaaagtcttgttttctcttttttatttcctgttttgacttctttttctcttttcaaaaTTCTGAAAACATACAACtgaaaatgaaaatagaataattaaagtAGGAATTTTCTACTAAGATGACATATTCTTGAAACTGCAGGTTTTTACACACTAAAGGGCCTCATGTCAAACGTAGAGGATAacaaagaacaacaacaaaTGGATGTCAATGCATCTAATGAGTCGAGTAACATGCCGTCATCCCAGAAGCAGGTGGTATCCATATCAATCTCCTTGCATTCTTAAATCAAAAGTTAAATGTGACCTTCAATGAAATAATCTATTAAGTATCTAAGGAATGTAGGAAATAACACACCTTAAAAGCTAGTTGTTAAGGGGGAAGAACCACTCTCCTTAAATGCAACATCAAGCATTCCATACTACCCAATGCGGGACTTTGGACACCCCATAATACCCAAGTCCCTAAACAATACACCGCCCCTAGAGAACCGACATCCACGGCGGCTTAATTCTATCGACACTGACTCAGTGGTGTCTGGCTTTCAGTATTTGGTATTCGCCTTAATCCAGCCTATAGGTAGCCCTTTCCATGTGCCGACAACCAAGGCTTTGATATCATTGTTAAGTATCTAAAAAAAGTGGGAAACAAGAAACCACATCTTAAAAGTTAGCTGCTAAGGGGAGGAACCACTCCTTAATAAATACAACATCAAGCATCCATGCTACTCAGTGTAAGACTTTGGGCACCCCATAATACCTAAGTCCTTAACATAGTCCCTTTACTATGAGATTATTTACCGCCAAaagaatttcttattttctgcCTTACTAGTTTATAAACCTTGTAGGAGGAAgctataaagaaaaaatatggaGGAATGATGCCCAAAAAGCCACCTCTCATATCTAAGGTATGTGACTCAAGGATTCTATGAGTAGATTTATTTGTCACTTCTATTTTTGAATTCAAGATGGTCAATACTTGTGATTTTCTTAATGTTCACTGACATATACTTATGTtaattttcactccaaatctaACTTCTCATGGCAGGACCATGAGCGCGCTTACTTTGATTCCGCCGATTGGGCACTTGGAAAGGTACTTCTTGCAGACCCTACTATGTAATAATTgcatatatttaatttttcttacgCTTGAATGTGCTCTCACATTAAACAGCAAGGTGGCGAGAAGCCTAAGGGACCACTTGAAGCACTTAGACCTAAACTACAGGTATTGAACCAATATTCTCATACCTGAATTTAGGATGGTAATGTTGCTTTGTAAGGTTTAGTAAGATTCATTATTCTAATGTGTGTGAATAGTGTGCTGCCTGATGGTTGTTGAATTTATACAAAGCTTTTGTGTCTAATGGCTAAACTGGATTGTATCATGTGGATTGATGAAATGAGCTTAGAGAGGTGAATTTGTGTGTGCTCCCATAGAGGTGAGGGAGAAATTGAGTGAGAGAAGCATGTGAGTTTGATGAAGTGATTTTGTTATAATGGTGAATCACACCTTTACACTATACAGTTAGACTATATATATAGTAAAGGCCTAACAACTACTTCTACTGCTAACAATGTAACTAACTAGTCCTAGTCAGGATAGAGAAAATACAAACGAGTCCTTAATAAGGATATTAACTTAACAAACAATACATCAGGCTATATCAGTAAGAGTGAAGAGTAAAAATACTTACTCCCCCCGCAAGCTTGGATTGTGAAGGTCGCGCAGTCCAAGCTTGAGAAATAGCTTCGGAAAGGGGCCAGGCACTAACGGTTTCTCGTCAAGATATCAGCAAGCTGCTCTTGACTAGCAATTGGAAGAAGCCTGGTAAGACCGATCTGCATCTTCTCACGAGTAATATGACAATCAACCTCGATGTGCTTTGTCCGTTCATGGAAGACGGGATTTGCTGCCAAATGCAACGCCGATTGACTATCACAATAGAGGTTGATGGACATGGAAAGCGGGAGCTGTAATTCGTTGAACAGATTAAAGAGCCATGGCACCTCACAAGTAGCATGCGCTAAAGCTTGATACTTTCAACAAACCAAAGAGATAATAGGGATTTAACTCCTTTTAAATATACTTATAAAAGGAGAGGAGAAAAATTAgcaaactaaattttaaattctgaAACTCCACATCTTTAGGACAGTAGTTATAGGATTAGATATTATAAATAGGTAGGCTGGAAAAGCTAGTAGGCAGGAAATAAGTGGAGTGAAAATCTAGAGGGAGAGAATTGACCTCTCGAAAGTCAAttattcttgtttttctttcatttaAATCTATAATATTATTCTGTCAGTGAGGTAATTATCACATCGATAATTCCTTCCTCTGTTCAGTTATTTTGTTCTTTCCTTCTACCCTTATCTTCTACACTCAATTTTGCCCTAACAGTAAGGATATTAGAGAAATCGTAACAATTGGTATCAGAAGTTCGATATGGGCTTCTTCCTGTGAATGGTTTCCACACGCAGCGGAGGTGCGATGGAGGATCGGGTTGAGAGTCTGGAGAAACAGTTGAATGAGTTTCGATCTGAACAAAACAGAATAATGGAAACGATGACGCAAAGGATGGATGAATTAGTAATGCGAATCCCACAACAGGATTCGAGCAGTGGGAACTCGCGCATCAACGATCCGGGTGGCGGGCGTCAGCGAGATCCACCTCCAAACAGGGGTGATCTCAATCGCAGAGTGGACATTCCTTCGTTTGATGGCTCGGATGCGAGCGGATGGTTGGTTCGAATGGATCGTTATTTTCGCATATCAAGGATTCAGGTGGAAGAGAAACTCGAGTACGCGGTGCTTGCACTTCATGGGGAAGCTTTAACATGGTTTGAATGGTGGGAGTCTCAATCCACCTTCCCTTCATGGATTCGTTTTAAACAAGATTTGCTCAAACGATTTGTGCCTGGTGCAGATGCGAATCCTCTTGCGGCATTATTGCAGGTGAGACAACATGGGTCGGTTATGGAGTATCGGAGAGACTTTGAGATAGCGGCTAGGGCACATAGACATTTGGGGGGAGATACCTTGTTGTGCATGTTCCATGAAGGACTCAAACCGTCGATCAAAGCGGAGATGAGAGTTGCCGAGTTTGAAGACCTCCAGGCGCTGATGGATAGGGCCATGATGTTAGAGTCAAGGAATGAAGCGTGGCGTACAGAAGGAACGCACCCAGGAGGAAGACGAAATGAAAATACTAACCGTTTGGGCTGGAGCGGTGCCAGATCCAATAATTGGGCTCAGCACACTTCACAATCTCCTTCAATAACTAAACAGCCCACATCCATCCCTCATAGTAAAACAGAATCCAATACTTCCTCGGCCCCTTCCACCACTAATATCACAAAGCCTTCATCACGATGGATTTCAAATGAGGAATGGAGTGAGAGACAGCGCAAAGGTCTCTGTTTCCGATGCGGGGACAAGTGGAATCCTGGCCACGTATGCAAGTTCAGACATCAACAACTCATTCTCCTGGGGGAGGAGGATGAACAACCCGAGGATTGTTGCGAAGATTTGGCCTCGGACGAACCTGTCGTAACCATTAACAGTCTTTCTCTTCGTCTCTCTTCTCTAAGTTATTGGGGACTTACatcacaccaaactttgaaGGTACGAGCTACTATAAACGGTGTTGAGGTGGTCGTGTTGGTTGACCCAAGGGCTGAGGCGAATTTTATTTCATCTTCTCTTGTCTCCATACTGGGTTTGCCATTGGTACACCTGCCTCCTTTCCGAATTGAGGTTGGAAATGGAGCAATAGAGCATGGGTTAGGTGGCCGTGAAAAAGTGGAATTATTGGTACAAGGAATTTCTATTGTGGAGGACTTCTTGGTGATGGAATTGGGACGTTCTGAAGTCGTTTTGGGTGCGGGGTGGATTGCTAGTTTGGGCAAATTTGAAGGGGATTATAACGCCTTATCCTTAAGCTGGATGTTGAATGGGAAGAAGGTGACTTTGCATGGTGATCCCTCTTTAGGGAGAAGTCGAGCTAGTGCAAAAGTGACTTTAAATGCCCTGAGAAATAATGAAGAGGGCTTTCTCGTAACCCCTGTGTTCATTGCCGATTCTACAGAAGCCCAACTATCTATTTCGTTAGCAACTTTGGCAATTTTGCAGCAATTTGAAGATGTCTTTCAGTCCCCATATGGTCTTCCTCCACAAAGAACGCATGATCATGCTATAGTACTAAAAGACAGTGCAGAGATCCCAAACATTAGACCTTACAGATATCCACATTATCAGAAGGCAGAAATGGAAAAAATAATTGATGAAATGCTGCAGATTGGGATTATTCGGCCCAGCACAAGTCCCTTCTCGAGCCCGGTAATTCTGGTAAAGAAAAAGGATGGTGGGTGGAGGTTTTGCGTCGACTATAGGGCCCTCAATAAGATCACGGTGCCGGACAAATTTCCTATTCCTATTATAGAGGAGCCATTGGATGAGCTCGATGGTGCAACAGTGTTTTCCAAATTGGATCTCAAATCCGGATATCATCAAATTCGAATGAAGGAGGAGGATATTCATAAGATAGCTTTTCGCACCCACGACGGCCATTACGAATTCCTTGTAATGCCTTTTGGCCTCACAAACGCTCCATCCACTTTTCAAGCCCTCATGAACACTGTACTTCGTCCGTTCCTCAGAAAATTTGCTCTAGTTTTCTTCAATGACATCCTTATTTAtagcaagaatctcattagccACATAGGTCATTTGCAGAATATTTTTGAGGTACTGAGGCAGCACTGTTTATTGGTAAATAAAAAGAAGTGCTGTTTTGAAGCAACGAGTATTGAGTACCTTGGCCACGTTATTTCTGCCGAAGGGGTGGCGGCTGATCTTAAGAAACTCAGAGATATGCTTGACTGGCCTCCACCAAAAGATATTCGCAGCTTGAGGGGTTTCTTGGGCTTAACCGGATATTATTGACGCTTTGTAAAGGGGTATGGTACTATTGCTGCTCCTCTCACCCAGCTTCTCAAAAAGGACTCTTTTAATTGGGGTAAGGATGCTGAATCTGCTTTTCAAAAGCTCAAAACAGCTATGATTTCAGTTCCGGTTTTAGCCGTTCCATGCTTTTCTAAACCTTTCCAGCTGGAAACCGATGTATCCGGAAAGGGAGTGGGTGCTGTCTTGATGCAGGAGGGTCGGCCAATTGCTTTTATGAGCTAAAAACTCTCGGAAACAGCCCAGCAGAAATCTGTCTACGAAAGAGAGTTGATGGCAATTGTTCTAGCTGTTCAAAAGTGGAAACACTATTTCATGGGATAGCAGTTCACAGTTTTTATTGATCAACAGTCCTTGAAGTTTTTATTAGATCAGCGTGTAGCAGACGAAGGCCAGCAGAAATGGTTATCCAAGTTATTGGGATACAATTTTGACATTAAATATAAGACAGGGACAGAAAATAGGGTGGCTGATGCCCTTTCTAGGAAATTTCATTTCTCCTCCCTGTCTTTTTCCATGGCAGCAGAATGGGATGATATGGAGGCTGAAGTATTGGCTGATGAGAAATTAAATGGGATTATGCAGAAGTTGTTAGTGGGGGAAGAAACTACACCCGGTTTTGCATTAATGAATGGAAAACTCAAATATAAAGGGAGGTTAGTGCTTGCAAAAACCTCTAAATGGATTCCAAAAATTCTGATGGAATTTCATAGCTCCAAGCTGGGAGGCCATTCGGGCTTCTTTAGAACTTACAAGAGGATTTCTGCTATCCTTTATTGGGAGGGTATGAAGGCAGCAGTGATGAACTTTATTAAAGGCTGTGAAATTTGTCAGCAGAACAAGCATTCTACCTTGCAACCTGCTGGTCTCCTACAACTGCTACCAATTCCTTCCAACGTATGGGCTGACATCTCAATGGATTTCATAGGGGGATTACCCAAAGCCAATGGGATGGATACGATATTTGTGGTGGTGGACCGCATGACTAAATATGCTCATTTCTTTCCACTTTCACATCCCTTTACGGCAAAGGATGTTGCTGTTTTGTTCATTAAGGAAGTGGTACGCCTCCATGGTTTTCCATCATCAATTGTCTCCGATTGAGACAAAATATTCATGAGTGCTTTCTGGACTGAAGTTTTTAAACAGGCCGGTACtaccttgaagatgtcctcggCCTATCACCCACAGACCGACGGCCAAACTGAGGCGGTGAATAAATGCTTGGAAACCTACCTGCGATGCTTAACTGGTGCTAAACCTAAACAATGGCCAGCTTGGCTTTCTTGGGCAGAGTTTTGGTATAATACCTCATACCATGGCTCTATTCGGATGACACCTTTTCGAGCTTTATATGGCAGGGAATCTCCAGCTTTATTACGAGGAGGGATGGAATCTTCAGAAGAAGAAGTAAGGGTCTTATTGGAGGAACGAAATCAGATGCTAAATGAAATCCAATTTCAGCTTAATAGGGCTCAGAACAGAATGAGACAAAGTGCAGACAAGAAAAGACGTGATGTGTCTTTTGAAGTAGGAGACTTTGTGTATCTCAAACTTCAGCCATATAGGATGAAATCTTTGGCAGCTAGATCAAATCAGAAGTTAGGTGCAAGGTTTTATGGTCCTTTTGAGGTGCTAGAAAGGATTGGAGCAGTGGCCTACAAGCTGAAATTACCTGACACCGCAAGAATACACCCTGTTTTTCATATTTCCCAGTTGAAGAAAAGTGTTGGACCTTCCTTACATCCTCAACCATTACCCGAAGCACTCACTGAAGAAGGGGAATTGCTGGTAGAACCTGAACAAGCCATTGACAGCCGCTACAACAATCAGGGAGATCTTGAGGTCCTTATCAAATGGAAAGAACTGCCAGATTTTGAGAATACTTGGGAGTCAGCAGCAACATTACAGACAACATTTCCCTCTTTCCACCTTGAGGACAAGGTGGCTCTTcatggggggggggggggtatTGCAACAAACCAAAGAGATAATAGGGATTTAACTCCTTTTAAATATACTTATAAAAGGAGAGGAGAAAAAGTAgcaaactaaattttaaattctgaAACTCCACATCTTTAGGACAGTAGTTATAGGATTAGATATTATAAATAGGTAGGCTGGAAAAGCTAGTAGGCAGGAAATAAGTGGAGTGAAAATCTAGAGGGAGAGAATTGACCTCTCGAAAGTCAAttattcttgtttttctttcatttaAATCTATAATATTATTCTGTCAGTGAGGTAATTATCACATCGATAATTCCTTCCTCTGTTCAGTTATTCTGTTCTTTCCTTCTACCCTTATCTTCTACACTCAATTCTACCCTAACAGTAAGGATACTAGAGAAACCGTAACAATACTCTGCTTCAGTGGAGGACTTGGCCACCGTCAATTGTTTCTTACTCTTCCACGAGATGAAGGGAGGAACCATGGAAGAAGCAATAGCCAGAAACCGATCTCCAGGAATCACTGCAAGAGGCCCAGTCAGAATCAGAGAATCCGATAACGTGCTGATCAGAGgtggaagagaagaaaagacCTGTAGTTGGACAACCTTTGAGGTACTTAAGAATCCTCATAGCGGCAGAGAAATGCCCGGATCGTGGATGATCAAGGTACTGACTCAATTTGTCAACAGCAAAGCAAATGTCAGGCCTTGTGTTAGTCAAGTAGAGTAGGCGTCTGATAAGCTTTCGAAAAGGTGTCGAATCCGCAAGAACATCGCCACTGTCCTTGGTGAGCTTGCAAGCATAGTCCATGGTTGTAGAGCTCGGTTTGCACTCAAGTAGCCCATAATCACTCAGGAAATCAGTGACATATTTCTTTTGATAAACGACAATGTCCTTGCCAGAACGAGCCACCTCCATCCCGAGAAAGTATTTCAAATCACCTAAATCCTTAATGCTGAAACGATCATCAAGGAGTTGCTTAACGCTGTTAATTTCTGCAAGAGAATCCCCAGTGAGGATGAGATCATCGACGTACACCAGGATGATGCTGATCCCATGGGCAGTGTGCTTAGTGAACAAAGAAAGGTCAAGTCTAGACTGAGCAAAACCAGCCCCACGTAACACAGAAGTGAGTTTCAAGTTCCATTGACGGCTAGCCTGCCTCAAGCCATAAAGGGACTTCTTCAAGCGACAAACCAACCCTCGCTTAGCAACATCAAGACCTGGAGGGAGTGTCATGTAGACTTCTTTATCAAGCTCTCCATGGAGGAAAGCCGTATTAACATCCAATTGCTTGAGAAACCAATTTCTGACAGCTGCCAAAGAAAGAACAACGCGCAGTGTGGTGACTTTCACAATGGGACTGAAGGTATCAATATAATCAACTCTTGGAATTTGGGTAAAACCTTTGGCAACAAGCCTGGCCTTGTGCCGTTCATTGGTGCCGTCCGGATTAAATTCAACCTGAAAGACCCACTTGCAACTTATTGGAGTTTTTCCTGTCGGCAAAGGAGTTAACTCCCAAGTCTGATTCTGCTCAAGAGGATCCAGCTCAGCTTTAATGGCGCTCCTCCAACATTGCTGAGACACAGCATCCTTAAAAGTCTGTGGTTCGGTATTTTGGGAGATGGCCATAGAGAACCTTTGAAAACTGTGACTTAAATTTTGATATGATACTGTAAATGGATTTTTGCAATGAGTACAAGTGCCACTGATGGAATTCACAAAATGATAATCCTGAAGATAAGAGGGTGGCCTATGGTCTCTAGTTGATCTCCTAAGAATGGGACTAATGAGCTGGGAAACTGACTCGGCTTCAGGACCTACAGGTGGAGGAGGCAATGATGGGGATGTGTCATGC
The Arachis stenosperma cultivar V10309 chromosome 7, arast.V10309.gnm1.PFL2, whole genome shotgun sequence genome window above contains:
- the LOC130940537 gene encoding uncharacterized protein LOC130940537 — encoded protein: MSNVEDNKEQQQMDVNASNESSNMPSSQKQEEAIKKKYGGMMPKKPPLISKDHERAYFDSADWALGKQGGEKPKGPLEALRPKLQPTQQQTRYRKSPYAPEGEEGGSVPPEDSPSVEGGSVGGSVPPEDSPSVEGGSVPPEDSPSNE